A region of the Lycium barbarum isolate Lr01 chromosome 1, ASM1917538v2, whole genome shotgun sequence genome:
tcttgaaatttggggattttattctTGAATTTCACCTATCTTTATATTCTTGTCTTTAATCTTCATATTTTCGCTTCCGCATTATAATCTTGTTTTGTTCAAGTAACCCGAttcttatcaagtggtatcagagcggtgctATCAAggttccgttcttgataatcttgggagtttcgtaaaaaaaaaaaacgaaaattctctttttcttttagtAGCTTAAAATAGTAAAGCTAtataggcaaaaaaaaaaatcttgcaaatTAAGAAACTCCATAGTTATTGTGTTTCTTGTTTTTCCAACATCAAGAAGGAAAACCAAGAAGAggggaaatttaaaaaaaaataaaaaattcatacaAATTGGTCTTTTTCTTGTCTCGCCAAACCCAATCCGTCTAGGAGTtggtagtttttttttctttcttctacaTCTTACTTCTAAAGGATTGTGCTAGTACGGTTTATATATAAATCCTAAAGGAACCAGCCAAAGGTAGTAATTTGAGTGGAAAAGGGCAAGAGAGGGTGAGATCAACTGAGGGAAAAAGTCGAATTGAGAGATATTTATtccttaatattttttttcaagATGTCTCAAACAGGAAAGGAGAGTGAAGTGGGCACTCAAAACAACAACTTAGTCGAGATGCTCAGAATGATTACCGCTCGACTTGAAGCGTTAGAGGCAGCTCAAAATCCACCTAATCCGGTGAACATAGCCGATGTGCGGAGAATCCAACAACATCCGGTTCCTCAGGTTAGGAGACAAGCTGTTCGACCTCCTCAATTCCAACAAGGTGAGGATCAGTTTGGAGAAAATGAGTACGAATTTGAGGAAGCTTACCAAAGGAGGAACGAAAGAAGGGCACCACGAGCTAGGGCTGAGGATGACAATCTTAGTAGCATTAAGATGAAAATCCCTGCTTTCAAGGGAACAAGAGATCCAGACTTGTACCTTGATTGGGAGAGAAAGGTGGACGCCATCTTTGACTGTCATAACTACTCTGAAGGTAAGAAGGTTAAACTTGCTGTGGTTGAATTTTCTGACTATGCTGCTAGTTGGTGGAAGAAATATAGCAGAGACAGACTAGACAATGGAGAACCGCCCGTTGCAACATGGGACGAGATGAGGAGGGTTATGCGAAAGCGTTTTGTGCCATCACACTTTCAAAGAGATCTGCAACAACGCCTTCAAACTCTTAGGCAAGGTTCTAAGTCTGTGGATGATTACTTTAAGTCTATGGTTATGGCTATGATCCAAGCAAATTGTAATGAAGATGAGGAAGCCACAATGGCTAGGTTTCTTAATGGTTTAAATGGAGAAATAGCTGATAGAGTAGAATTGCAACAATATGTAAACTTAGATGAGTTGGTAGAGTTGGCTGAAAAAGTAGAAAAACAGATTAAAAGGAAGCAACAAGCTAGCTCATGGAAAGGCTGATCTACTGCAGCTCCAAGGAGGCCATGGCCAACACATGAGGAGAAAACTCTGCCCAAAGCACAAGATGATAAGGGCAAAGGTAAATGGGAGGCCAAAGATGGAGGTAAAACTTTTAACACAAAAACTTCTACACCTTCTAGTGCGATACAATGTTACAAATGTCAAGGGAGGGGACATAAGGCGTTTGAATGTCCAAATAGAAGAACTATCTTAATTAAAGATAACGGGGAATATGAGAGTGAAAAAAGTgagggagaagaagaagaagagggtgtTGAGAGTGAGGACGAGAGAGATGTGGGTCCTCATGCTGAGGGAACTTTTTTGGGGGTAGTTAGGCATCTTATGAACATTAATATGGGAGAGCTTGATGAGGCACaaagagaaaatatttttcatacacgATGTGGGATAAAGGGTAAAATTTGCTCTATGATAATTGACAATGGTAGTTGTGCTAACGTGGTGAGCGCATACGTGGTGGAGAAATTGGGAATTCCATGCACGAAACGTAAGACCAATTATAAGCTCCAATGGTTGAATGAATGTGGAGAGCTCGAGGTGAGTAAACCATGCATGATTTATTTTTCTATTGGGGAGTATTCTGATGAAGTTCTCTGTGATGTTGTACCAATGCAAGTTTGTCATATTTTATTGGGACGGCCCTGGCAATACGACAGATATGCTTCCCATTGTGGAAGGAGAAATAAGTACTCTCTTGAACATAAGGGAAAGAAatatattctggcacccttaacTCCTTCCGAAGTGTATGAAGACCAACAACGATTGAAAGAAACAATGGGAAAACATGGggaaggataaaaaaaaaaaagtaagataaGAGAGGAAAAAAATCAAGTGAGGCGTGAGGAGAGAGAGGGCAGCGAcgagagaaaagaaaaggtggGAAAGAGTGATAAAAAAGAAAGAATTGGTGAGAGGAAAGAGGCTAAGGGTGAAAAAATAGTGAGCTTTGCAAAAGCCAAAGAGTGTTTACTTGCAAAAAAAGAGGGGTTGCCCATTATCTTGCTTACATATAGGGAAGTTATGATTAACACTAACGATTTAGCTCCTTCTTTGCCTAGTGTTGTTTCAAAACTTTTGCAGGATTTTGACGATGTCTTTCCTGAGGATATCCCTAAGGGGTTACCCCCTTGAGAGGAATAGAACATCAAATTGACTTTGTGCTTGGATCTCAATTGTCGAATAGGCCTGCTTATAGAAGCAATCCCGATGAAACAAGGGAACTACAAAGACAAGTAGAAGAGTTGCTTGAAAAGGGATTTGTGAGAGAAAGTATGAGCCCGTGCTCTGTTCCCGTGCTTTTGGTACCCAAAAAAGATGGTACTTGGAGGATGTGTGTGGATTGTCGCGCCATCAACAAAATAatggtaaagtatcgccatcctatTCCCCGTCTAGATGATATGCTTGACCAATTGCATGGTtctaaaatattttctaaaattgattTAAAAAGTGGATACCACCAAATTCGAATGAATCCCAgagatgagtggaaaactgcTTTCAAAACTAAGTATGGCTTGTATGAGTGGTTAGTGATGCCGTTTGGTTTAACTAATGCACCTAGTACTTTCATGAGACTAATGAACCATATCTTTAAGGATTTTCATGGCAAATTTGTTGTGGTCTATTTTGATGATATTCTAATCTTTTCAACCTCTCTTGAAGAACATGTGGAACACTTGAGGTTAGTTTTTGATGTGCTTAGGGAGCAAAAATTGTATGCTAATTTGTCAAAGTGCACGTTTTGTGTTGATAAAGTAATCTTTCTTGGTTTTGTTGTTAGCTCAAAGGGTGTTGAGGTTGATGTAGATAAAATTAAAGCAGTTAAAGAATGGCCTACACCTAAGAGCGTGACGGAAGTTAGGAGTTTTCATGGACTTGCTAGtttttataggagatttgtgagGGACTTTAGTACAATTGCTGCACCATTAACTGAAGTCATAAAAAAGGATAAGGCTTTTAATTGGGGAAATGAACAAGACCATGCATTTAATGTCTTGAAGGATAAGTTGTGTTCTGCACCTTTGTTGCAATTACCTGATTTTTCTAAAtcctttgaaattgaatgtgatgctagtGGAAAAGGTATAGTGGTTGTTTTAATGCAAGATTCTAAGCCTATTGCATATTTTAGTGAGAAATTGAGTGGAGCTACATTGAATTATTCTACTTATGATCGTGAGTTATACGCATTGGTAAGGGCTTTGGCTACTTggcaacattatttgtggccGTGTGAGTTTGTGATAAATACTGACCATGAGTCATTGAGGTACTTGAAAGGCCAAACTAAGTTGAGTAGGCGACATGCCAAGTGGGTGGAGTTCATTGAGATGTTTCCTTATGTGATTTCATACAAGCAAGGTAAGgacaatgtggtggctgatgcattATCCCGTAGGTACGTTCTGGTCTCTACTCTTACTTCTAAACTAATGGGATTTGAGCACATTAAAGGGTTGTATCTTGATGATTCCGAGTTTGGGGTTGCTTATGCTGCATGTTTGAAGGGACCCTTTGAGAAGTTCACTGTACGTGATGGGTTCCTTTTCAAGGAAAATAAGTTGTGTGTTCCAATATGTTCATTGCGTGAGGTTTTTGTAAAAGAGGCACATTGCGGGGGTCTTATGGGACATTTTGGAGTGCCAAAGACCTTAGATATACTTGCTGAAAATTTCTTTTGGCCTGGCATGCGCAAGGATGTAGAAAAATTTTGTGCACAATGTTTAGAATGTAAACATGCTAAATCTAGGGTTTTGCCACATGGGTTGTACACGCCTTTACCTGTTCCGATTTCACCTTGGATAGATATCTCTATGGATTTTGTCTTAGGTTTGCCGAAAACAAAGTATGGTAAGGATAGTGTCTTTGTTGTGGTGGATAGATTCTCTAAGATGGCTCGTTTCATTCCATGCTTGAAAACTAATGATGCTTCTCATGTGGCTGATTTGTTTGttaaagaaattgtgaaattacaTGGAATACCTAgaactattgttagtgatagggatgTTAAGTTTTTGAGCCACTTTTGACGTGTTCTTTGGGGAAGGCTAGGGAccaaattgttgttttctacttcttgtcacccacaaactgatgggcaaactGAGGTGGTGAATAGAACTTTAGGTAAcatgttgcgggctgttttgaaagGTAAATTAACTtcttgggaggatcacttgcctttggtggaatttgcatataatagaaCTATTCATTCTTCTactgggtcttctccttttgaagttgTTTATGGTTTTAATCCCCTTACTCCCCTTGATTTAGTGCCATTGCCTACTAATGATGTTGCTAGTCTTGATGGAACAAATAAAGCTGAGATGATGAGAAAAATACATGAGCGAACTAGACTGGCCATTGAAAAGAGGAATGAGCAAGTTGCTTCGAGAAGAAACAAAGGACGAAAACAAGTCATCTTTGAGCCTGGGGACTCAGTTTGGGTTCACATGAGGAAAGAAAGGTTTCCTTCTAAAAGGAAGTCTAAATTGCATGCTAGAGGCGATGGACCCTTCAAAGTTCTTGATTGAATTGGAGACAATGCTTACAAGTTGGACCTGCCTGGTGAGTATCAAGTAAGTGTTACTTTCAATGTTGTTGATTTGTCCTTGTTTGATGAAGGGTTAAATTTGAGGACGAATTATTTTCAAGAAGAGGGGGATGATAGCTCCATGGTCAAGAATGGCGCTATAGAAGCCCTAAGAAGATCGCCGTCAAGGTCACAAGCTAAGGAGATGCAAGCCAAGGTTGCTGGGCTTCAATTGGAAATCAAAAGGATGCTTATCATGGAAGAAAAGCCCAAGAACGAGTCCAAGAATTATGCAAAAGAATGGGCTAAATACTATACATATTTCATGATCCAAGTCCAAGCTCAAGAGGAGGAAGATTGGGCCCCACATGGGGCTGAAGTTTCTGCCCAAGAAAGGAATTAAATCCAACCCAAATTGGGTTGGAGAAGTCACACATACAAAAGTGACTTTTTGGGGCAACCTTCTCCTTATTCTATTAGGAAGAAGTTTGCCAATTATTTTACATGCTTTCCTAGTTTAATCCTAGTTAGGTTTTAGTATTTAATTATTTCCATAAAAGTAGATTCTAATCCCATTCTATTTGGGATAAGTTTCCCCTATATATAGGGGTGGATTTTGTTATTTTCAAGagacaaaaaaaatattattattattgagagtttctctattttacacctttgtgtggctactttggatttatcttgcaaccttataagaacgattctttttaagaggtaagattaattcgtacttgatatctttggttcttattcgtcaattaaagaaggtaattagtcttatactaattattgtctctaatttcttcgaaataggggtctagatcaccttttgatataagttcttgaattgactctattagtatcttaatccgctaattttgaatactaagaccaattagggttcttatcacttaattttgaaatttggggattttattctTGAATTTCGCCTATCTTTATATTCTTGTCTTTAATCTTCATATTTTCGCTTCCGCATTATAATCTTGTTTTGTTCAAGTAACCCGATTCTTATCATACCCCTTCAGCACTTTCAGGTGCTGCTTTTGGATATGAATACAGGATGTTACCTTTATCAAAAAAAATATCAATGGAGAAAACAAAGTTCAAGGTCATCAACATGTTTACGGCTGTTTACAGAAAAAATTATCTCATGAAAGACCAAAACAAGATTGAATCTCACACATAAGGAGGATGGTCATAATAGCTTACCACAATGAACTTATTTGAGAAAATAGTTCATCACGATGGGAAAAAAAGCTTACCATAAAAAGGACAGTTGATAAGTAAAGGTAATTTAGCATGTACAAAAAGAAATATGGATAAGATCATTTCATAGCTCATcacaaaaagaacaaaaatgtaAAAGCTCCCCATTAATGACTTTACCTCATGTCACTTGTGCATTGCTCAACCACTATCAAGCATATGCTGCCACCTTTATTTATCATCTGCTGTAACTGTGAACAATTTACATGTTACAATTAAACAACTGTCCGTGCAAAGATTAATAACATAAGAGGTGATAGTCTTCAAAATTGAATTTCCTTAAGAAGTGTAACTCGTTCCCATCTGTCTTTTCAATTTAGCAGTTAAGTGACAACAGCAAGGGTTTTCTATAGGACATTTTTGATGAAGTTTTTTGAGTAGGACATTAGTATATTCTTTCCAATTTAGCAGTGAAATGATATATTTCATTCAAGTTTACActggaaatatttttttttcattactATTCTATCAACTTCGAAgggggaaaaagaaaagaagaagaagaagaagaagaagaagaagaagaagaagaagaagaaaaagaagaagaaatgaaaATGGGAATTTTAAGTGAATAGTCCATAGAGTTGACAGGTAACAAATAAGTAGACTCAATGACGGGGTAGTCAAGCATTTTGAGTTTTCGGTCGACAGTACATTCATCAAGATTGTAAACTTGCAATTAACTTCACAATTGTTGATTGCTTCCATGAAAATAAAGAAGTAAACCTTTCAAAAAGTCACATTTTTTAGTATATCCAGTAATCACATTAACTAGTAAGCATGTAACATATATTTTGAGATCATTGTATGAAGGTGTCAAGCACTACATATATACAGATGCAAACCCCAATTTCTATTCCCCTTATCCACATGGTTCTTTTTCTGATAGCAACTAATTTAGAACCCTTCACATTCATCTCCTAATTTTGTAGCTGATTATAAGCTCGATGAAAGGGAAGGAGCTTTATCAGATGATGGATCATGCCACACACAAGTTTATGTATACCCCTGTTAAATGGGAGCGACCAAATGCAGGTTTTGTAAAGCTTAACTCAGAAGGATGTGCAAAAGGTAACTCGTGGCCTTGTGGAGGGGGTGGTATTATAAGAGATGATCAGGGAACTTGATAGCTGTGTATGGTAAATTTCTTGGTCATATCACAAATAACATGGCTGAAGTCTTGGCTGTTGAAGTTGGAATTGGTTGGTGTAAAGACAATGGGTACAGGAAGCTAGAAATAGAGGTGGATTCACAACTTCTAGTGgattagttaaaaaaaataccTGTAAGTCCCCTTGGAATGTTTGGAACTCCGTCAAAAATTCCAGGAACATCCTTGATCAGATGGAGGAATGGAGAATCAAACACTGTTTCAGAGAAGGTACCAAGGTGGCAGATGGATTGGCAAACTGGGGACTTATATGCAATGACACAATTTGGATCTCTCATTGTCATGATCTTCCTAAGCAGATAACGGGTGCAATCAAAATGGATAAATTAAACTACCCTTCTTTAGGAGCAAAAGAGTTAAGAATTCCTTTATTGTGAATAGGAACGTGTATAGAtcttattcttttgatgtaccttAATTGGGGACACATGAAGGGCATCCCCTTCAAATTTTCTGAGAGCTAAACTGAAATCCTACTTGTGCTAAAATTGGAGCCTGTTCCAATTAAGTAGGTCCAGGGAGTATTCTACTCCTCTGTTTTGTAAATATGTTTTTGATCAATG
Encoded here:
- the LOC132615471 gene encoding uncharacterized protein LOC132615471 — its product is MLRAVLKGKLTSWEDHLPLVEFAYNRTIHSSTGSSPFEVVYGFNPLTPLDLVPLPTNDVASLDGTNKAEMMRKIHERTRLAIEKRNEQVASRRNKGRKQVIFEPGDSVWLDLPGEYQVSVTFNVVDLSLFDEGLNLRTNYFQEEGDDSSMVKNGAIEALRRSPSRSQAKEMQAKVAGLQLEIKRMLIMEEKPKNESKNYAKEWAKYYTYFMIQVQAQEEEDWAPHGAEVSAQERN